CATGAAAAAATACAAGACTCCGTTACGGGTAAAAAAATAAAGCAACTGCATGTCATCAGGGGCAGACTTGTAAACATTGTATTAGAGAATGTTTAAATCACATATAAAAATAACACTTGCACTATTGGTTTGCTTAAGCCTGTTAGCTGGGTGCGGTTACAGGGTAATAGGCAAAGACTCGTTACCGTTTACCACGGTAAAAATTGGGAGAATTAAAAACACCACACCAGAGCCTAAACTTGAAGATATGTTTTATACGGCTTTGGCTGAAGAGTTTTTAAAAAGAGGCATCACTGTAACTGACTCAGCAGAGAACACGATAGAGGGGGAAATTAACTCGTTTCAGTTAACGATTGCTGCTGAAAAGGTGGGCTTTGCCACTGATTACAACATAACCATGAGCGGGGATTTTGTCTTAAAGAGCATTGACGGGAAAAAGAGAGAGCTTAAAGGAGTGAAATCACCGTTTTATGAGTCTGTCAGCGCACCTGATACAGTAAATGATATAGTAGCGTCAAAAGAAGTGGCTGCGGCAGGGGCAATAAAACGGCTTGCCGCCTCGTTGGTTTTTGAGCTTATGATGTCAAAGTGAGGACTAACACTTAGCAATGAGCTTAAAAACACTTCAGGAGGAAAAACAGAAAGGATTCCCGGAGCCTGTGTATGTGGTTCGGTATGAGGATCCTTTTTTTGAAAAACAAGCTATTTCTGTTATCAGGGACGATGTGTTTTCCATGGACGTTTATGACACCCTTGACACAGAGCATCCACTTTTAATACAAACTATAGCAGATAGCCTGTGTGTGATGCCGATGTTTTCATCCAAAACTATGGCAGCAATCAGAAATGTACAGAAACTTAAAGTAAAAGAACTGGAGAACCTCAACAGATATGTGTCAAAGCCATCAGAGGGCTCAGCGCTGTTCCTTTTTTATGCACTGCCGCGTGGTGGCAGTAAAAAAGAGGAGACAATGAAGCTTGCCTGTAAGTTTAAGCTGATTGATCTGACCCTCGGCGGGAGATATGCCCTAAACGACTGGTTAATGGGCGAGTGTGACCGGAGAGGAATCGTGCTGGAGACGGAAGCAGCGAAGTTTCTAAAGGAAATCTATGGCGATGACCTTGAGCTATTTAGTAACGAGCTTGAAAAACTAAGTCTTCTGGGCAGCAAAAAGATCACACTTTCCGATACGTATGAAACTTGTTTTGGCAGCAAAGACTTCAACATTTTTGGTTTTGTCGGGATGATTACAAAAGGTGACACGGCAGGGGCGTTGTCTATGATTGAGGGAATGGCAGATGCCTTTGATGACAAATTCCACGGAGCCGTAAATTATGGTTTATCAAAGGGAAATACTCCTCCGGAGGCTTTTAAAACACACCTTATGCTGCATATCGCCATGCGTCTTAATCCCGATTATCCGCATGAATTGTTTGTCACAGAGTTAAGCAAAGCCTGCAAAAGAAAGTGAAACCTGTCCACAACTATGGGCTCGAAGTAGCCTATAATCACGTTCATACTGGAGAAGTTCTTGATTAATTTCCTCCACCCTTTTGGGGGATGCTTCGCCTTTTAGAACACTTTCGAGTTTTTCATAAAGAAAAATGGATAGGAGCTCATCCAATAAATCAGAAAAACGGACTGGGAAACCTTGTGGGCGCATCGCTGTGGTTACAGATACACCTTCACGATCGTTTATCTGGATATACTCGATACCTCTCATTACATTATTCTTATCAACTCCTATAAAGCCAAATGAAACAGGGTATTTTATTTTATTCGCTTTGTGTAAGCGCTGGAGGTTTATTCTAACGTCACGAGACAGAAAATAAGGAAATTCCTTTTCAGGAAAGGTTGCGTTTGCTAAAATTAAGAATGGATCGAAAAGTTCATCGTATGGAATATACCCTTTTTCCTGGGCATCGTAAAAGGCTATCTGGATGAGATAAACATCAATAATCCAGGAAAGGATAGTCATATCACTATATTTTTTGGAAACATAATTTAGACCTATCCGTAAAATGGGGCAATCAAACCGTTTGCAGAGCTCATTTTTATAGCAATCTTTTTGTACTTGTTGGCTGATGCTATGAGATGGGCCATCAAATTCAACAACGAAAACCGGCTTGAAATCACTATTTACAACGACAAAATCAAAGTGTGCACGAAGAGCGTAACTGTATTGTTTGTCCGAAATGCCGCTATTTTCGATAGGCAAAACATCGACCACTCGGACTTTAGTGTAAACCTTTAACCCGTGCCGATCAGAAACCCTTTCGAGTTCGCTGAGAGTCTTTTCCTCAGAGTAATTAACAAGTCTTTTTAACGTCACATTTTTCCCTACTGGCTGATAAGTTCCTCATCCCGCCAGTTAAATGATGCTGGATGGTGGAAAACTTATGGCTATGTTTGGCTTGAAAATCATAGGCGTAGCCTCCCTTTGTATCCTCATACTAATAATATATAATACTTATGGATAATACTGCACATTCTGGGTAAAGTTTTTACAGGGCTTTTCTCAAGACACTAAAGCAAGGGCGTGGTCAACGGCGGGGTTTATACCGAAAGCATGGTATTTTAGCGGCTCATTGTTTGCGCGGGAGGCCAGCAAAACAGGGCGGTATTTTAAGCTATTATCGAAAGCCATGAAGACATCGGCTTGCGGAGCAAACCAGCGTAATTGTTCATGGGACTTGTGATGCCGCTGTATTGCTTTTTCAGTATTGACATTATGCCCACCCATTGCCACGCGTTCACTAACGCGTTGTGGCGATAGTTCAGGCGGATAAAGTGAAATGTAAATCAGGCCAATCTTAAAACCATTTTCTTTCGCAGCCAGAACATCATCCCGGTACTTTGGGGATGTTAGTACTGTCTCAACAACAAAACTGACACGGGATTTGATGCAGTCCTCCACTTCCTTATCAATTTCAATTGCAGCCTTCAAGTTGAGTTCATCTTGTAACGCCTCAGGAAATTTCTTACGCAACTCAATCGTACGTTCATCTGCATTCAATTTTACAAGATTCTTGTACCCGAGGTTTACAAGATATTCTCCGGCAAAACTGGATTTTCCAGCCCCGTTTGGTCCGGCTATAATCCACATCCATTTTAACACGATATAGATTATCGCTGCGAGCGGGTTGTTTTATTACAAGGCGGCGTATAGACTTCAAGTTTGCCGCCCACAGAGTAGTGAGTAGGAATACCGAGAGCGTCATGTTTGGCAGCAGCCTTCTTTGCTGCTTCTGTAAACGATTTTTGCGCAAGCTCAATCAAAGCATCAGCATTATCGAAAACGCTGTCGTCATCACGGGAGGGTGTGCGTTTCTCCGCGAATTTTACAAAGCGTTTAACTTTGTTTGTTGATTTTGCAATCGTCATATAAATACTATAGCATGTTTTGTAGTTTTCTGCAATTGAATGCTGCTTGTGGTATCGCTATTTATACCAATTTGAGACCGTTGCAAAAATCATTTTTCAGCCAAAACTTTACAAAAAACACAATTGTAAATATACCAAAATTCAAAAAGATATTCATATTGATTATTTAAAAGGATGAGATTGCCACGCCCCCTGCGGGGGCTCGCAATGACGATAAATAATAGTTTTTACTGTGTTTTTTATTCGTCATTGCGAGGAGCGATAGCGACGTGGCAATCTCAGCCTTTAAAAATAATTAACGTAATTATGCATATCGCTATAAGAGTTTTTTTATTGTGAAAATTCAAAATATCGAATTATGCAACGGTCTCAAGTTGCCGTCAAAAAAGTAGATTAACAAAAAAAGTCCATCATTTAATCAATTGATTAAGCTCAAACACCGGCAATAGAACTGCAAACACGATAAAGCCAACAATGAAGCCCATAAGCAGCACAATTATAGGCTCAAGGGCAGAAAGCGCACGCTTTGTGCCTGCCTTGAACTCCTTTTCATACGTAAGGGACGTCTTTAGGAGCATCTCTGAAAGCGCCCCAGTGCGCTCACCGGTTGATATGATTTCTTTCACAATTGGTGGAAAATCCGATAGTGCCAAAGATAGTGAAAGTCCCTCGGAAACTGCCCTCTCAGCTTCAAGAATCTGCTTTTCGTAAAAGGCATTCCCTACGGTTTTTGACGAGAGCCT
The Nitrospirota bacterium genome window above contains:
- a CDS encoding DUF2726 domain-containing protein — encoded protein: MTLKRLVNYSEEKTLSELERVSDRHGLKVYTKVRVVDVLPIENSGISDKQYSYALRAHFDFVVVNSDFKPVFVVEFDGPSHSISQQVQKDCYKNELCKRFDCPILRIGLNYVSKKYSDMTILSWIIDVYLIQIAFYDAQEKGYIPYDELFDPFLILANATFPEKEFPYFLSRDVRINLQRLHKANKIKYPVSFGFIGVDKNNVMRGIEYIQINDREGVSVTTAMRPQGFPVRFSDLLDELLSIFLYEKLESVLKGEASPKRVEEINQELLQYERDYRLLRAHSCGQVSLSFAGFA
- a CDS encoding zeta toxin family protein, producing MLKWMWIIAGPNGAGKSSFAGEYLVNLGYKNLVKLNADERTIELRKKFPEALQDELNLKAAIEIDKEVEDCIKSRVSFVVETVLTSPKYRDDVLAAKENGFKIGLIYISLYPPELSPQRVSERVAMGGHNVNTEKAIQRHHKSHEQLRWFAPQADVFMAFDNSLKYRPVLLASRANNEPLKYHAFGINPAVDHALALVS